Proteins encoded together in one Flavobacteriales bacterium window:
- a CDS encoding GNAT family N-acetyltransferase, producing MIEVRALDRDAPPEDLLAVEGLFTAMYGHMDGLGLMVPLAPGGAGQWLKALMPMLGKLHTIQVAWAQAPATPGRLSAPRAVGFAAGSIRVGPAHLGGLRSGAVTHLYVDPTERGGGVGRRLYEALSGWFTERGLQHQELEVLVNNEPARRFWTSLGFVPDHLVMRRLPARS from the coding sequence GTGATCGAGGTACGTGCCCTGGACCGGGACGCCCCTCCGGAGGACCTGCTCGCCGTCGAAGGGCTCTTCACCGCGATGTACGGCCATATGGACGGCCTGGGGTTGATGGTGCCGCTGGCACCGGGCGGGGCGGGTCAGTGGTTGAAGGCCTTGATGCCGATGCTGGGCAAGCTGCACACCATTCAAGTCGCCTGGGCACAGGCCCCTGCCACACCCGGCCGGCTGAGCGCTCCGCGGGCCGTGGGCTTTGCCGCGGGAAGCATCCGCGTTGGTCCGGCGCACCTCGGCGGCCTTCGCTCGGGCGCCGTCACCCACCTGTACGTGGACCCGACCGAGCGCGGCGGCGGTGTGGGACGCAGGCTCTACGAGGCCTTGTCCGGCTGGTTCACCGAACGGGGCCTGCAGCACCAGGAACTGGAGGTGCTGGTGAACAACGAACCGGCGCGCCGCTTCTGGACCTCCCTGGGCTTCGTGCCGGACCACCTGGTGATGCGGCGCCTGCCGGCCCGGTCATGA
- a CDS encoding acyl carrier protein, giving the protein MSFNEVTVRERIRAALTPRLTEMGLTQADVGDGMSLTQSGVLDSFALMELIGRLEQDLHVELDFEAVEPDQFTTVKGLTAAFVKALSA; this is encoded by the coding sequence ATGTCCTTCAACGAGGTCACTGTGCGTGAGCGGATCCGCGCCGCGCTGACGCCCCGGCTCACCGAGATGGGCCTCACCCAGGCCGACGTGGGCGACGGCATGAGCCTGACCCAGAGCGGCGTGCTCGACTCCTTTGCCCTGATGGAGCTGATCGGCCGGCTGGAGCAGGACCTGCACGTGGAATTGGATTTCGAGGCGGTGGAGCCCGATCAGTTCACCACGGTGAAGGGCTTGACCGCCGCCTTCGTCAAAGCCCTTTCGGCGTGA